The genome window GATTGAGGGTTCATTCTGCATGGCTTTGCGGATAGCTTCCGTGGTGCCCTTGCGCTGGATTTCGAACAGCGCCTTGTGATCCAGATTGTCGTCATTGATGACGGACGGCGCCAGCCACACGGAACAGATGATGCCGAGGTCATTGACCTGATCTTTCGGCAGATAGCCCTCCCGCACGGCATCCAGAACGCCGTTGGCGATGGCAAATTGAACCGTGCCCATCAGGATATTGGTGTAGCGCTGGCTTTTCACGGTTACTTTGGACACGCACAGAGTCACCGGGCGAACCTGAATCCCGGTGTTCAGAATAGCGAAAACACGACTGTGACCGGCAACCTGATCGCCTACCAGAGTGGCGAGAGCGGTACCGACCGGCCCGTCCAGCGCACCGATGACAACCTCCGGTTCTGCTGCGGTGCCGGGTGGCCCGCCAGCAACCAGAGCCTCGCCGGTACGCAGGATAATACGTTCGCTCATGGAGGGGTCTCCTTATCGGACAGGGGGAAGGAAATGAGACGGGCTGACAGATTGGCCTGTACCAAACTCTGCCCGCCTCAGAGATATCATGTGCCAGAATGATCCGGCAGAATGGCCCGGGCAATGCGCATAGCAGCATTTGCTGCCGGTATGCCCGCATAACACGCGACATGCATCAGTGTTTCTGCGACATCGCCGGGGGAGGCACCGGTATTCCTTGTGGCGCGACAATGGCCTTTGAACTCGTCCTCAGCGCGCAGGGTGGCGAGGACGGCCAGAGTGATCAGGCTGCGGGTGCGACGATCCAGACCGGGGCGTGACCATGGCCCGCCCCAGGCGGCCTCCGTCATCCAGGTCTGGAAATCCCGCTCGAAGGGGGAGGCGTGGTCGAAGGCATGCTGGACGAATTCCTCCCCCATCACGGCGCGTCGCGTCGTCAGGCCGCGCGTCAGCGCATCGGCCTGTGCCTGTGCGCCGATAAAGCGATGGATCGCCTCCACAACCTGTCGGGGTTGTTCGGTGCAGATCATATGGGCGGCATTTTCAATGATGGTGAAGGCCGCTCCAAGCCGGTCGCGCAGGGCTTCAGCCATGGGGATCGGGGTGGATTGGTCCTGATCCCCCACCAGCACAAGGGATGGTGCCAGAATGGCCTCGGCATGATCCGACAGATCGGCGACGGAGAGGGCCTCGCACGCCCCGGCATATCCTTCCGGATCGGTTCGGCAGAGCATGGTATACAGGCCGTGCGCGGCGGGATCAGCCAGAAAATCCTCTGTCACCCAACCGGGCAGCACCTGATCCGCCAGCAATGCCATTCCTTCTGCGCGCGCCAGAGAGGCACGGTCCAGAAAACGGGATGGTTCTGCCATCGCCAGACCAGTATCGCAGAGAATCAGCGAACGTACCCGGGCCGGAGCGATGGCCGCGAGCATCTGTGCCACCATGCCGCCCAGAGAAATCCCCGCGACATGGGCTTCATCCACGCCCAGCGCATCCAGTACGGCCAGAGCATCCCGTGCCAGCATGTCGATGCTGTATGGTCCCTGCGTCACCTCCGTCAGCCCATGTCCGCGCAGATCGGGACGGATGACGCGATAGCTCCGGGCCAGTTCGGCTGCGATGCTGTCCCATGCCGCTCCGGTCGCCCCGAGCGCATGGAGCAGCAGGAAAGCCGGTGCTCCCTCCGGGCCATCGATCGTCAAGTGTACGTTTAAATCTCCAGCCAGTTCCCCGGTGCGTAGAAACATCCGCCTTTATCCTCTTCCATGCTCAAGCCGTTCTGGACTTGCCGCGATGCTTCATGCAACGCATGGGCCGATGAAATGACGCGGCCAGAGAGTCGTGAATGCCGGTCACTAATGCTGAAAGAGGAAGTTGGATATCATGAGCAATACAGGGCAGGATACAGTGCTGACACTGAACAAGGCGCAGGCGATCATTAAGGCCAGCCTCGAAAAGGCGACCTCTGCGGGGATGAAGCCGCTGGCGGTTGCGGTGCTGGATGCGCGGGGAGCACTGAAGGCTTTTGGTGGGGCGGATGGTACCAGCCTGCGCCGGGGTGAGGTTGCGATCGGCAAGGCACATGGCGCGGTGGCGCTGGGTATGGGCAGCCGGGCGATTGCTGATCGTGCCGCGACGGATCCCAGTTTTGTGGCGGCGGTGACTCATGCGGTTGGTGGTTCCCTGATCCCCGTACCGGGCGGGGTGCTGATCATGGCGGGTGACACCCTGCTGGGGGCGGTCGGCGCGTCGGGCGATACCTCCGACAATGACGAGGCCGCCGTGGTCGCGGGGATCGAGGCCGCAGGATACACCGCACGCATCCGTTAATCGTTATGCGGACAGGGAGGCCATAAGCGGCGCTCATGGCGGGGTATAAAACCGGATCATCTCTGCCAGGTCGTCGGATGGCGCTTGCATGGGCGGCATCCCTGTTGACGGGTGCTCACACTGCATGGGGACGGGAGGAGGGGCGTGGCAGTATTCTGCACCGTGCTCTTCCCCGTACACCTCATGTGCCGCCCGCTGTCGCGTTCGATGCGACCGCCAGCCTGCTGCATCGTGTGGTCATGGGATGCAGCGGCGAGGATTATGCCAGCGCCGTGCAGGCGGTTGCAGGGCAGAGGCTGGAGCGTCTTCAGACCAGGCTGGTGGTCGATGTCACCGATACGCTACCAAGGATGGAAAGCATCCGGCAGGCCCGCACTCTGTTGCGGCCTGCACCTTGCGATGTGCTGCTGCTCGATGACATCGCCATGTATACCCTGTCCCTGATCCAGCCTTTTCGTCCGGCTACGCCGCAATTTCTTCCGGCTTTGATCGGTGTCGAACCGGATCTGCGCCTGCCCTATGCTGTTCCGCAGATGCAGAGCGGTCTGGTCATCGTCAGACGTGCTTCCCTGACAAAGGATATGGTGCTGTTGCGCTATGGTGATCTGGCTTCACCGCGCCTGCATGGGCGGGTGGGGTTTTCGGATGCGCAGTATCTTCAGGTCATGGGTGCTGCCACGTTGGCCATGGGCGGAAGCATGACATATTACGCGCCCGGCCTGACCTGGCTGCGCCGCCTGCGTCACCATGGTGCACGGAGCTATCCGAGTGATGAAGCATTGGGCAATGCCCTGCGCACCGGAGAGATCGTTGCCGCCCTGACCTTGCAGGCCAATGCAGTGATCTGGCAGCAGATGGTAGGTGACCTGTCCTGGCATGCGGCGGAGGAGGGGGTGATTCCCGTCATGATGCAGGCAGCCATGCTGCGCGGTGATGCCGATCCTGCCGCGGCCGCCCTGGCCTGTAACATGCTGCTGGAGCCGCAGGTGCAGACCGATCTGATGCACCGTACCGGTTTTCTGCCGACCGTAACCTCCCTGCTGGAGGATCACGAAACGATCCAGGCCTATGGTTTTTCAACCTATCAGCGGGACCGGTTCCAGTGGCCGGTATATGCCTATCTGGCAGGGGAGATGATGGCGCTGTGGAAGCAATGGATTGCCGTCTTTGATGCCCGGCCGGTGCGTCCGGCCCACCGTCCGGCGGGGCATCCGAAACCGGTGGTCAGACCGTGATGAGGGCGGCGGGAAAATTTGACTTTTGGATGAACCCTCTCTATAGGCCCGCCCTCACGGCCGGGAACGAGGACGGACCTTCGGGGTTCGCGCCCGCCGGATGCACTGCATCCGGACTACCGGTGCAACAAAAGACTCAAGGCGCATGCCGGGTCACATAAAGAAGGCTGTCCTGCGATGACCAAACGCGCAGAATCGAAATTCAAGATCAATCGCCGCCTCGGCGTCAACCTGTGGGGCCGCGCCAAGTCTCCGCTGAACAAGCGTGACTACGCGCCAGGCCAGCATGGCCAGCGCCGCAAGGGCAAGCCGAGCGATTTCGGCATTCAGCTGATGGCGAAGCAGAAGCTGAAGGGCTATTACGGCAATATCAGCGAGAAGCAGTTCCGCAAGTATTATGAGGAAGCGGTGCGTCGCAAGGGCGATACCTCCGAGAACCTCATTGAGCTGCTGGAGCGCCGCCTGGACGCCGTCATCTATCGTATGAAGTTCGCGCTGACCCCGTTCGCGGCCCGTCAGTTCGTGAATCACGGCCATGTGCTGGTGAACGGCAAGCGCGTCAACATCCCGTCCTATCTGGTGAAGGTCGGTGATGTGGTGGAAGTGCGTGAGAAGTCGAAGCAGCTTGCCATGGTGCTGGACGCCACCCAGAGTGGTGAGCGCGATGTGCCGGAATATCTGCATGTTGATCATCGCCTGATGAAGGGCACCTATGCCCGTTATCCGAAGCTGTCCGATGTGCCGTATCCGGTGCAGATGGAACCGAATCTGGTCATCGAATACTATTCTCGCTGATCCGGTTTTTATCGGTACGTTTTTCAACGCCGGGCATGGCAGCATGTCCGGCGTTGCCGTTTCTGCTGCCGCTTGTCCTGATGGGGTGCGCTTCGCGTTATGACCGCGCTTGCCAATGAAATCCGCCGCCGCCGCACCTTTGCGATCATTTCCCACCCTGACGCGGGTAAAACCACGCTGACCGAGCGATTGCTGGTCGCTGGTGGGGCCATTCAGCTTGCGGGAAATGTCCGTGCGAAAGGGGAGCGGCGCCGCACCCGGTCGGACTGGATGGCCATCGAGCGGGATCGTGGCATTTCCGTCGTTACCTCGGTGATGACGTTCGAATACAAGGATTGTGTGTTCAATCTGCTGGATACGCCGGGCCACGAGGACTTCTCGGAAGACACCTACCGCACACTGACGGCGGTGGACTCGGCGGTGATGGTGATTGACGCTGCGAAAGGTATCGAGGCCCGCACCCGCAAGCTGTTCGAGATCTGCCGTCTGCGCGATATTCCCATCATCACCTTCATCAACAAGATGGACCGTGAGGCGCAGGATCCGTTCGCGTTGCTGGACGAGGTCGCGAATACGCTCGCGCTGGATACCGCGCCGGTTACCTGGCCGGTGGGCAGGGCGGCGGATTTCATCGGCACTTATGATCTGCGTTTGCAGGAATACCGTCTGACGCAGCAGGTTCCGGAGTCCGATGCCCGTATGCAGGGTGTCGCGGAGGAGCTGGAGCTGGTCCGTGCCGCCCTGCCGGAATTCGAAGTCGAAGGCTTCATGGAAGGCCATCTGACCCCGGTTTTCTTCGGTGCGGCGATCAAGGATATCGGCGTGACCGATCTGCTCGATGCGCTGTCCGCCTTCGGGCCGCCACCACGGGCACAGCCGGCGGATACCCGTGTTGTTTCAGCGGAAGAAGAAACAGCGACTGCGCTGGTGTTCAAGATTCAGGCGAATATGGACCCTAATCACCGGGACCGGATTGCCTTTGCCCGCGTGTGCTCCGGCAAGATCGTGCGCGGCATGCGGATGAAGCAGGCCCGTACCGGCAAACAGATTCCGCTGCATGCGCCGCAATTCTTCTTCGCGCGCGATCGTCAGTTGGCTGAGGAGGCCTTTGCCGGCGACGTGGTGGGGATTCCCAATCATGGCACGCTGCGCATTGGCGATACGCTGACGGAGGAAGAAGGGCTGAACTTCACCGGCGTGCCTTATTTTGCCCCGGAAATCCTCCGCCGTGTGCAGATCAAGGACGCGATGAAAGCCAAAAAGCTCAAGCAGGCTTTGCAGGAGCTGGCTGAAGAAGGGGTGGTACAGCTGTTCCGCCCACGCGATGGTTCCCAGCCGATCGTGGGCGTGGTGGGGGTGTTGCAGCTTGACGTGCTGATGGCGCGGCTGGCCAATGAATATGGGGTGCCGATTACGTTCGATCAGACACCGTTTTCTCTGGCACGCTGGGTGTCCGGGGAGAAAGCGGCGCTGGAGAAATTCATTGATGCGCAACGCAGCGCCATGGCGGATGATGTCGACGGCGATCCGGTTTTTCTGGCAAGCTCAGCCTTCATGATGCGGCGTACGGCGGAGCTGAGTCCCGATATCACTTTCCGGGACGTCAAGGACATGCATGCAGATGCTGTTTCTGCATAAGCGCATGTGCTGATCTGATGGATGGGAATGCTTGCGGTGCTTCAAGCCAGGGCCGTGCCTGATTATCTAGGTGTTTCAGACTCCGCCGGATAAGGACGATGCAGATGCAGGATGCCGCGCTGGAAAAGCATTTACAGGATGATGCCACGGCAGCTCGGGAGGCCTCGCTGCATCCGGTGACAGACATGGTTTCAGCGCCTCATGGCGCCGGGCTGCCGTTATTGCGTCAGGCCATCACGGAAGAATTCGCCGGTCGCATTGCCGTGGTCTCATCCTTTGGGGCTGAGTCCGCCCTGCTGCTCGCGCTGGTGGCGGAGATAGACCCTGCGACACCGATTATTTTTCTGGAAACGGAGCGCCATTTTCCGGAGACGCTCGCCTATCGGCAGGAATTGGCAAACCTGCTTGGTCTGACCGGCATCCGCGATATCTACCCGGACCCGGATGAGGCAGCGGCTCAGGATCCGGATGCCGAATTATGGTATTTTGATGCTGATGCATGCTGCGCCCTGCGTAAGGTGCGCCCGCTGGAAAAGGCTTTGTCCGGTTTCGATGCCTGGATCAGTGGGCGTAAACGCCATCAGGCCAGTACACGTGCCGCGCTGCCATTCCGGGAGGTCGAGGGCAAGTTTACCAAATTCAATCCGCTGGCCGACTGGGGGGCTGCCGATATCGAGGCGGAAATGACGCGGCGCCAGTTGCCGCGTCATCCTCTGGTGGCAAAAGGATACCCGTCAATCGGCTGTGCCCCTTGCACTCAGCCGGTGGCGCCCGGGGCCGATCCGAGATCAGGTCGATGGAGAGGCCGCGCCAAAACCGAATGCGGTATTCATCGGCCAACGGGCTGACAGTGCAGCCCGTTGCACCCGTGAGACATCAACCGACAGGGAATGGATTACGCTCTGAGAATTGGGCCTGGTGCCAGTAGGGATAGATTTTTGGCACCTCGCTGGCTGCATCCAGTCTGGCAACTTGATCTTCCGTCAAATTCCAGCCGATGGCGCCAAGATTATCGCGTAGTTGCTGCTCATTGCGGGCACCGATAATCACGTTGGCGACCCCCGGTCGTTGCAGCAGCCAGTTCAGGGCGATCTGCGGGACGGTTTTTCCGGTTTCCTGCGCAATTTCGTCCAGCGCATCGACGACTTTATACAGATAGTCGTCATCGACCTGCGGTCCCGGATCGGCGGCGCGATGCAGTCGGCTGGTTTCGGGGAGAGGCTGCCCACGTCTGATTTTGCCTGTCAGCCGTCCCCAACCGAGTGGACTCCACACCATGCAGCCCACTCCCTGATCGAGACCGAGCGGCATCAACTCCCACTCATATTCCCGACCGACGAGGCTGTAATAGGCCTGATGCGAAATATAACGTGGCAGATTGTAGGTCTGCGCATAGGCCAGTGATTTCATCAGGTGCCAGCCGGAGAAATTGGAGCACCCAACATAGCGGATTTTTCCTGCCCGGATCAGATCATCCAGCGTGTTCAGCACTTCCTCGACCGGCGTTTTCGCGTCGAAACCGTGTAAATGGAACAGGTCGATGTAATCGGTTCCCAGACGCTTCAGGGAGGCTTCGACCGAGCGGATCAGATGCAGGCGTGACGATCCGACATCGTTATATCCACTCCCGGCACGGAAAGTGGCTTTGGTGGAAATAAGAACCTGATCCCGCCGCCCGGCAATGGCGCCGCCCAGCACTTCTTCAGCGATCCCGGCTGAGTAAATATCGGCGCTGTCAAAAAAATTCAGACCCGCCTCAAGGCAGATATCGACCAGCCGCGTCGCTGCCTGAACATCTGTATCGCCCCATTCCTTGAAAAGCGCTCCCTTGCCGCCGAAGGTGCCGGTGCCAAGGCTGAGCACGGGAACAAAAAGCCCTGATCGGCCAAGCTGTCTGGTTTCCATACACATTCTCCTGTCGATAAGAGATCATCGCGAACATATAGTAACGCAAGTTATTATATAGTCACTCCCTAAAATTCAGCTATTTGAAGCATCGCGGCATGATTGCTTTCCTTTTTGGTGGAAAATGCGTCTAGGCTTGGACTTCCTGTCGATAAGCGGAATCGAGGTCTCAATGAGTCCTGATAAAATCGCTGTCATCGGCGCGGGTTTCAGCGGCACGTTACTGGCCCTGCATGCCCTCCGACGATGTCCCCCTGGTACCATGGTCACACTGATTGAACGCAACCGCCAGTTCGGGCGGGGCCAGGCTTACGCCACAGGCAATCCGAGCCATCTGCTCAATGTCCCCGCCGGGCGTATGAGCGCCTTTCACGATAACCCCCATCATTTCGTCGCCTGGCTGCGGGAGCATCCACAGGAGGCCGCAGCTTTGGGCGTGGAGACGGGTCTCGAAGAAAGCGCTTTTGTGCCTCGTTCCCTGTTCGGCAGTTATGTCCGCTCCCTGCTCAATGCCGAGCTTAAGGAGGATGAGCGGCTCGAACTGGTACGGGGCGATGCCCATGATCTGTGCTGTGGCTCTGACGGCAGGTTGCAGATTATGCTTGGACAGGGCGAGAGCATGCGCGTGGTGGAGGCGGATCGCGTTGTCTTCGCGACCGGTAATTTCCCGCCTGCGCCGCCTCCGGTCGAGGACCCCTCTTTTTTCGATACGCCGTTCTACAGCCCTGATCCCTGGGCCCCGGATGCACTGACGGGGCTGGAGCCGGAAGCTCCGGTTTTCCTGATCGGCACCGGCCTGACCATGGTGGATGTCGCGGTTTCCCTGCTGGATCAGGGCCATCATGGCCCGATCATTGCCGTGTCCAGACGCGGGCTGGTTCCGCTGCGTCATGGTGCGGGGGCGTTGCCGCCTCTGCGGTCCAGCGCCCGGCAGGGCCATCCGGATAGTGAGTTGTCACCGGATGATGCTGCCTTTCCGACAACCATCAACGATTTACTCCGCTTTTTAAGGCAGGAGGCCGCCCGCTCCATCGCATCGGGGGAAAGCTGGCAGCCGGTGGTGGACAGTCTGCGTCCTTTTACGATCGATGTGTGGCAAACCATGCCGATGCGGGACAGGGCCAGATTTCTGCGCCATCTGCGGCCATGGTGGGATATTCACCGTCATCGCGTACCGCCCGCCACGGCTGACCGGATTACCGATGCCAGAGCACGGGGCCAGTTGCGGATTGCGGCCGGACGAATCAGGGCTTTCGATATCACAGATCAAGGCAAGGTTCTGATCCGCTGGCGGAAGCGGGGCGAGGCTGATCTCATTACAACCAGCGCGGCGCGGGTCATCAACTGCTCTGGCCCCTGCGCTGATTATGCCCGGATCGGCCACCCGCTGATTCGTTCCCTGCTCGATCGTGGATGGGTCAGACCTGATCCGCTCGGGTTGGGGCTGGAGGTGACGGGGAATTGTGCCTTGCTGGACAAGACCGGGCGTATTTCACGACGGCTGTTTGCCGTGGGACCGATCACCAAAGGTGCATTCTGGGAAATGACCGCTGTGCCTGATATCCGGCGACAGGCCGAGTTTGT of Granulibacter bethesdensis contains these proteins:
- the fae gene encoding formaldehyde-activating enzyme, which codes for MSERIILRTGEALVAGGPPGTAAEPEVVIGALDGPVGTALATLVGDQVAGHSRVFAILNTGIQVRPVTLCVSKVTVKSQRYTNILMGTVQFAIANGVLDAVREGYLPKDQVNDLGIICSVWLAPSVINDDNLDHKALFEIQRKGTTEAIRKAMQNEPSIDWLLENQDKIIHKYHQMGLDGKI
- a CDS encoding alpha/beta fold hydrolase, giving the protein MFLRTGELAGDLNVHLTIDGPEGAPAFLLLHALGATGAAWDSIAAELARSYRVIRPDLRGHGLTEVTQGPYSIDMLARDALAVLDALGVDEAHVAGISLGGMVAQMLAAIAPARVRSLILCDTGLAMAEPSRFLDRASLARAEGMALLADQVLPGWVTEDFLADPAAHGLYTMLCRTDPEGYAGACEALSVADLSDHAEAILAPSLVLVGDQDQSTPIPMAEALRDRLGAAFTIIENAAHMICTEQPRQVVEAIHRFIGAQAQADALTRGLTTRRAVMGEEFVQHAFDHASPFERDFQTWMTEAAWGGPWSRPGLDRRTRSLITLAVLATLRAEDEFKGHCRATRNTGASPGDVAETLMHVACYAGIPAANAAMRIARAILPDHSGT
- a CDS encoding heme-binding protein, with product MSNTGQDTVLTLNKAQAIIKASLEKATSAGMKPLAVAVLDARGALKAFGGADGTSLRRGEVAIGKAHGAVALGMGSRAIADRAATDPSFVAAVTHAVGGSLIPVPGGVLIMAGDTLLGAVGASGDTSDNDEAAVVAGIEAAGYTARIR
- a CDS encoding substrate-binding domain-containing protein, with the protein product MAGYKTGSSLPGRRMALAWAASLLTGAHTAWGREEGRGSILHRALPRTPHVPPAVAFDATASLLHRVVMGCSGEDYASAVQAVAGQRLERLQTRLVVDVTDTLPRMESIRQARTLLRPAPCDVLLLDDIAMYTLSLIQPFRPATPQFLPALIGVEPDLRLPYAVPQMQSGLVIVRRASLTKDMVLLRYGDLASPRLHGRVGFSDAQYLQVMGAATLAMGGSMTYYAPGLTWLRRLRHHGARSYPSDEALGNALRTGEIVAALTLQANAVIWQQMVGDLSWHAAEEGVIPVMMQAAMLRGDADPAAAALACNMLLEPQVQTDLMHRTGFLPTVTSLLEDHETIQAYGFSTYQRDRFQWPVYAYLAGEMMALWKQWIAVFDARPVRPAHRPAGHPKPVVRP
- the rpsD gene encoding 30S ribosomal protein S4: MTKRAESKFKINRRLGVNLWGRAKSPLNKRDYAPGQHGQRRKGKPSDFGIQLMAKQKLKGYYGNISEKQFRKYYEEAVRRKGDTSENLIELLERRLDAVIYRMKFALTPFAARQFVNHGHVLVNGKRVNIPSYLVKVGDVVEVREKSKQLAMVLDATQSGERDVPEYLHVDHRLMKGTYARYPKLSDVPYPVQMEPNLVIEYYSR
- a CDS encoding peptide chain release factor 3 is translated as MTALANEIRRRRTFAIISHPDAGKTTLTERLLVAGGAIQLAGNVRAKGERRRTRSDWMAIERDRGISVVTSVMTFEYKDCVFNLLDTPGHEDFSEDTYRTLTAVDSAVMVIDAAKGIEARTRKLFEICRLRDIPIITFINKMDREAQDPFALLDEVANTLALDTAPVTWPVGRAADFIGTYDLRLQEYRLTQQVPESDARMQGVAEELELVRAALPEFEVEGFMEGHLTPVFFGAAIKDIGVTDLLDALSAFGPPPRAQPADTRVVSAEEETATALVFKIQANMDPNHRDRIAFARVCSGKIVRGMRMKQARTGKQIPLHAPQFFFARDRQLAEEAFAGDVVGIPNHGTLRIGDTLTEEEGLNFTGVPYFAPEILRRVQIKDAMKAKKLKQALQELAEEGVVQLFRPRDGSQPIVGVVGVLQLDVLMARLANEYGVPITFDQTPFSLARWVSGEKAALEKFIDAQRSAMADDVDGDPVFLASSAFMMRRTAELSPDITFRDVKDMHADAVSA
- a CDS encoding phosphoadenylyl-sulfate reductase produces the protein MQMQDAALEKHLQDDATAAREASLHPVTDMVSAPHGAGLPLLRQAITEEFAGRIAVVSSFGAESALLLALVAEIDPATPIIFLETERHFPETLAYRQELANLLGLTGIRDIYPDPDEAAAQDPDAELWYFDADACCALRKVRPLEKALSGFDAWISGRKRHQASTRAALPFREVEGKFTKFNPLADWGAADIEAEMTRRQLPRHPLVAKGYPSIGCAPCTQPVAPGADPRSGRWRGRAKTECGIHRPTG
- a CDS encoding aldo/keto reductase, whose amino-acid sequence is METRQLGRSGLFVPVLSLGTGTFGGKGALFKEWGDTDVQAATRLVDICLEAGLNFFDSADIYSAGIAEEVLGGAIAGRRDQVLISTKATFRAGSGYNDVGSSRLHLIRSVEASLKRLGTDYIDLFHLHGFDAKTPVEEVLNTLDDLIRAGKIRYVGCSNFSGWHLMKSLAYAQTYNLPRYISHQAYYSLVGREYEWELMPLGLDQGVGCMVWSPLGWGRLTGKIRRGQPLPETSRLHRAADPGPQVDDDYLYKVVDALDEIAQETGKTVPQIALNWLLQRPGVANVIIGARNEQQLRDNLGAIGWNLTEDQVARLDAASEVPKIYPYWHQAQFSERNPFPVG
- a CDS encoding FAD/NAD(P)-binding protein is translated as MSPDKIAVIGAGFSGTLLALHALRRCPPGTMVTLIERNRQFGRGQAYATGNPSHLLNVPAGRMSAFHDNPHHFVAWLREHPQEAAALGVETGLEESAFVPRSLFGSYVRSLLNAELKEDERLELVRGDAHDLCCGSDGRLQIMLGQGESMRVVEADRVVFATGNFPPAPPPVEDPSFFDTPFYSPDPWAPDALTGLEPEAPVFLIGTGLTMVDVAVSLLDQGHHGPIIAVSRRGLVPLRHGAGALPPLRSSARQGHPDSELSPDDAAFPTTINDLLRFLRQEAARSIASGESWQPVVDSLRPFTIDVWQTMPMRDRARFLRHLRPWWDIHRHRVPPATADRITDARARGQLRIAAGRIRAFDITDQGKVLIRWRKRGEADLITTSAARVINCSGPCADYARIGHPLIRSLLDRGWVRPDPLGLGLEVTGNCALLDKTGRISRRLFAVGPITKGAFWEMTAVPDIRRQAEFVAGHLAALIKASPRRAA